One segment of Papaver somniferum cultivar HN1 unplaced genomic scaffold, ASM357369v1 unplaced-scaffold_137, whole genome shotgun sequence DNA contains the following:
- the LOC113334485 gene encoding transcription factor MYB12-like — protein sequence MGRAPCCEKVGLKRGRWTTEEDERLMKYIQHNGEGSWRSLPKNAGLLRCGKSCRLRWLNYLRKDLKRGNISADEENLIIKLHNTLGNRWSLIAGHLPGRTDNEIKNYWNSHLSRRIESFIRRPSSSNSQSLPIIMDIAKLNGEQKQKGGRTSRAT from the exons ATGGGGAGAGCACCATGTTGTGAGAAAGTTGGTTTGAAGAGAGGAAGATGGACAACGGAAGAAGATGAGAGATTGATGAAGTATATTCAACATAACGGAGAAGGTTCATGGAGGTCTCTTCCAAAGAATGCAG GGTTACTTAGATGTGGAAAGAGTTGCAGATTAAGATGGCTCAATTACTTGAGAAAAGACTTAAAGAGAGGAAACATTTCAGCTGATGAAGAGAATTTGATAATCAAGTTGCATAACACTTTGGGTAACAG GTGGTCTTTGATTGCTGGTCACCTACCAGGAAGAACAGATAATGAAATAAAAAACTACTGGAATTCTCATTTAAGCAGGAGAATTGAAAGCTTCATCAGAAGaccgagcagcagcaacagccaaTCCTTGCCCATCATAATGGATATAGCCAAATTGAATGGCGAGCAAAAACAAAAAGGCGGTCGAACAAGTCGAGCTACGTGA